In a genomic window of Gossypium arboreum isolate Shixiya-1 chromosome 7, ASM2569848v2, whole genome shotgun sequence:
- the LOC108476803 gene encoding uncharacterized mitochondrial protein AtMg00810-like: MNCGLQWVFRLKRHSDGTIARYKGRLVVKGYLQEAGIDFHETFSPVVKPTTIRVVLALAHSGQNLVCRLKKALYGLKQAPRAWGAAVCPCIRDDIIVTGNHQGSIDAFVTSLDTQFSLKDLGPLNYFLGVEVEHTTDGIFLSQRKYIQDLLKQACMDQAKGSPTPMTTSTNLSQHVGSAIENESDYRSIVGALQYVVITRPDITFAINKVCQFMHRPLDQHFKAVKRILRYLQSTMKYGLHFTTTISLDLVGFSDANWGTDVDDRRSTTGFCVFLGGNSVAWGTKKQHVVSRSTAEAEYHSLAHTATEVVWLVSLLSKLHIAPSKKATIWCDNSGAVAVSANPVLHSKFKHVELDLFFVREKITVGKLDVGHVPTQDQVADIFTKPLSASLFTKFHSSLNVVTRREQKAVIKQLEAY; encoded by the exons ATGAACTGTGGGCTGCAATGGGTCTTCAGGCTTAAACGACATTCAGATGGAACTATTGCTCGATATAAAGGTCGATTGGTCGTCAAAGGCTATCTTCAAGAAGCTGGAATTGATTTCCATGAAACCTTCAGCCCTGTTGTAAAACCAACTACAATTCGTGTTGTTCTTGCCTTGGCA CATAGTGGTCAGAACTTGGTTTGTAGGCTAAAGAAGGCATTGTATGGTCTCAAACAAGCACCACGTGCCTG GGGTGCTGCTGTATGTCCTTGTATACGTGATGACATCATTGTCACTGGTAATCATCAGGGCAGCATCGATGCTTTTGTCACAAGTTTAGATACACAATTCTCCTTAAAGGATCTTGGGCCTCTCAATTATTTTCTTGGTGTTGAAGTTGAACATACTACTGATGGTATTTTTCTCAGTCAACGGAAATATATTCAGGATCTTTTAAAGCAAGCTTGTATGGATCAAGCAAAGGGTTCTCCTACGCCAATGACTACTTCGACAAATCTGTCACAGCATGTTGGTAGTGCTATTGAAAACGAGTCTGACTATAGGAGCATCGTGGGAGCTCTCCAATATGTTGTTATCACTAGGCCAGATATCACCTTTGCTATTAACAAAGTATGCCAATTTATGCATAGGCCTCTTGATCAGCACTTTAAGGCTGTCAAACGGATCCTTCGATACCTTCAAAGTACTATGAAGTATGGCCTTCATTTTACTACTACTATCAGCTTGGATCTAGTAGGGTTTTCTGATGCAAACTGGGGTACGGATGTTGATGATCGACGATCCACCACAGGTTTCTGTGTTTTTCTTGGTGGCAATTCTGTGGCCTGGGGAACTAAGAAGCAACATGTTGTATCCAGGTCTACTGCAGAAGCCGAGTATCATAGTTTGGCTCATACGGCTACCGAGGTTGTCTGGTTGGTATCCCTTCTGTCTAAATTGCATATTGCTCCGTCTAAGAAAGCTACAATTTGGTGTGATAATTCTGGGGCTGTTGCTGTCTCGGCAAATCCGGTACTTCATTCAAAGTTTAAGCATGTCGAGTTGGATCTCTTTTTCGTTAGAGAAAAGATTACTGTTGGCAAGTTGGATGTTGGCCATGTGCCTACTCAAGATCAAGTAGCGGACATATTCACCAAACCCTTGTCTGCATCCTTGTTTACAAAGTTTCATTCGAGTCTCAACGTTGTCACCAGACGAGAACAAAAAGCAGTAATCAAGCAGCTAGAGGCATATTAA